The stretch of DNA ccccaggcctcctgtCTCACCTGTAATGGGAATGGTGTCCCCACTGCCTCCGGGCTGGTAGATCCCCAGGTCCACAAACATCGTGAATGAGCTCTTGCCAGGGGCTTTTACCAGCCCACGAGACTGGtactgtggggtgggggtggcagtgaGGCAAATATGCCAGACCCCAGCCCGGGCCCACCCCTCGTGTTGCACCCTGGCCAACCAGCTCCCCAGGGCTCCCCCTTGCCAACCACAGTGCCCCAGCGCCCCGGCATCTCCTGTCCATGGCCAGTGATCTCTTCTCGCCCCGTAGAGCCACCACCACCCACTTACGTCACTGCCTCCATCCTTCAAGGGGGGGCTTTGACCTTTGCTGCTCTCAGTGGGCGAGTGGCTGGGCTGGACCACGTCTGGCAGGTTTGTGTAGCCGTTGCTGTCGGCATGCAACAGGCTGCGCTCCTCCTCGGGGGTCTAAAGGAACAAACGGAAGGGGGCCAGTGCTGGGGCTGAGGAGGAGCAGGGCAGGCTGGGGCAGAATGGGGGGGGAGGGGCACTTACTCGCTGGACCACCATGGTGCCACCCCCGTAGGGGGTCTGGGGCCCGGCTATCTCTTCCACGTCGTGGACCACCATGGTGCTGACGCTGTCTGTGTCTCCATCGCTGCTATGGAGAGAGGAAGGTCAGGAGGCCCTCTGGGCCCTGCCTGCCACCCAAGTGCCACCTGAGTGCCACAGGGAGCAGATGAGAGCCAGGGCACAGGCACCTGCAGTGTCTGCTGGCACCCAGCAGCTCCCGCCCCACACTGGGGGGCGCTGGCTGTCCTGAAGGGGCGCTCATCTCAcaggacagtgaaggacagcgGGGGACACCAGCCCCCAGGCCTGAATACCGTGCTCTACGGAAGGGTAGGAAGAATGGGCCGGCAATGACAGCTGAGGCCCCATTCGGGGGGAAAAGGGAACTGCTTTCCCTCAAACTTGACCCAACACCCCCTCCCCTAACACCTGTTTTTCAGGCGCCTCTGGCAGGAACATGCCCCTGCCCGGGGCGCCCCCATACCGGGCCCCAGGGGCGTCCCTGCTCCCCTCTGACGGCTCGCCGTTgctctcctcctcctcgtcctcgCTGCTCTCCACCTCCTCGCTGGACGATGAGTAGTCCATCGCCTTCTTGGGAGGCCGGGGGGCCTCGTCCAGGGTCCGCTCTTTCAGCAAGACGAAATCCTGCGGAGGAGGAGCTGCGTGAGGCGGGGACGCAGGGGTGCCATGGAGGCCTGAGAAAGGCAGGGAACAGGAGGGGCTGCCCGCAGCCCTGCTCACTAACCTCGCCAATGGCTCGCTTATAGCTCTGGGAAGGGCCGCAGGGGAAGAAGGGCAGccaagaggaggcaggagagaggttAAGAAAGGTTAGTAACTGGGAAGTGCCACCCTGTTAGCCCACAGACCCTCCAGCCTCAGACTAATGATGGCCCTGCCCCTGGCGCCCAGCTCTATGGGGCTCCAGAGGCTCCACAGTGGCCCCCAGGTCACAAACCATGAGAAGATGGGAGGGGGCCATGTGATGACTTACTGCGGGCCGGCCTGGCCGCGAGCGGTGGTCATCAGGCTTGGTTTTGTTTCCGGGGGAGAGCACAGGGGAGTTGTCCAGTTTGGAGGAGGCTAGATGTGGCAGGGTGGGGGAGAAAGGAGGTCACTGACACCGGCCCAGGGGCTGGCCTCAAGTCCAGCCTGGTGCCCATGCTGCCCAGTCCAGAGCTGCCAAAGTGGGGGTCCACCCTGGGGAGACTGCGCCCGGGGCTGGGCTCACGTACCTCCCACCCGGTTCCGCTCCAGCGAGCCGGCTTGTGGGAGGTGCCCATGAGAGGCCGGGAGGACGCTGTCTGAGCGCTCCCAGCCGGGGTCGCTCCTCCTGAGGTCGGGGTTACTGTGGGAGGGGTGGAGGTAGGGTCAGGGTGATGGGGTGTCCGCGCCCCGGGAGGCTGAGCTGCACCGCAGAGGGAGCCATCACCAGGGGGGTACAGGTGGCAGAAGtgaaggtgggagggagcagGGGGGACAGCTCCATTACCTACAGGCGTTGGGCGGGCCGGGGGGCGGAGCGGGGGGCCCTGGAGGCTTGGGGCTGCCCCGCTCTGCCCGCCTTTGCAGATAGATTTGCCAGGCGGAGTTGCTGCGAGGTCTGTGGAGGGAGCACAGGgtgccggggcggggcggggcgggggctgaGGTGACTGGGGCGGGGCTCGCCCACCCCTAAGTGGGCAACCTGGCACACTGCCCTCTGCCGCCCGCCCCGAGCCCTAGGCTGCCGCCCGCCCCCAGCCAGGCATTACCTAGCACGGACCGCCTGCGCTGGCCGGGACCCTCCGGCCCCACTGGTGTTAAGGGCAGTGGCGATTGATGAGGTCCTCTGAGGCAcctgaggagggaaggaaggggtcaGGGCTCCATGATGGCATGGCAGACACCAGGCCCCACTTTGAGACCCTGGAAGGGGCGCCCCCCCACCTTGATGGAGAAGCAGACTTAGGTTGGGGAAGCTGATGACCTTTGTCCAAGTTTCACGAGGGGGGTAGacagcagagctgggatctggCCAGCAAGTCTGCCCCTGGTGCTCCCTGAACCCCGGGGGCCTCTTCTGCTCCCACACGCACCATGGAATCACCTGGACACACTCGCATGCCGGCCCGCCCCCCAGACATCAGGGTGACCCCTGCGGGATGGGCCAGGCCGGACTCCTCACCCTTCTATTCCCTCCAGACCCCCAAGCTCACGTCCACCTCGCCCGCTGACCACTCCCACTCTATCCCCCCCCATTCCTCTGCCCTCTTCCGGCTCTGCGAGGCTGCCCTTACCTTTGGAGGGGCCTCATTATCAGGCCGGACCCAGGCTGGGGGATTCGGGCTGGGGCCAGGCCCTTCGGAAGTGGGGTCTGAGTTCTGCCGGATGACGGCTCCTCGGGCACTCGGCGTGGCGGTGGGTGCGGGCACAGCGGGGTCGGGGTCATGGGAGGCGGGGAAGGCAGCCAGGTTTCGGGTGGGTTGGTCCTGCAGGGACTGGGAGCGGGGTACAGGCGCTGCATATGGCTTCAGTGGGACCCGGTGTGCCACCAGGCTCTGCGGGGAGAGACCAGGGAGGGTGGGCTGCCTGCTCTGTGGCACGCCCCCACCTGGGAGCTGGGGCCTGGGCAGGGAAGAAGGGGCAGGTCAAGCCTCTGAGTTCCAACTATCCATCGAAAGGGGCTCCTGGAGCCCAAGAACAGGtaagacagagagacagatgcGTGCCTGTCTCTGCCCGCATGTCCTGAGGTCTGTGGCCCCTGGCTCTgggcatgtgcgtgtgtgtgtacacgtgaggcgccccccacccccatatctGTGTGTGAAGACAGGAACAGGGAGAGACTCACCTTGTGCGGTCCCTCCTGGGGCTCCACCGGCCTCTGCATAGGAGGAGTTTGGGAAAGGGGTCCTGGGGGCCCAGGGGAGGCCTGGGGGATGGGGGGCTCAGGCCCTGTGCTGCCTGGCTTGCTCTTGGCCAAGGGAGAGTTCTGCTGTTTGTTCATCCTTGTTCTCTCTTCCACCTGTGATGCGACAGGACGCCAAGCAGGACGGCTTTTGTCCTGTTCTCCAAGTCACGTCCCAACCTCTCCAGCACCACCCAGATGCACTGCCTGCCCTTTCCCCTCCCCGGGGCCTCCCGTGTGCAATGACCGACGGAGTCTCAGGCAGCACAGGAGGTGCTGAGTACCTCTCGGGCCCAGGCTGGCTTGTCGGCAGGGTTGACGCCCCGACCGTAGTGATACAGGGGCTTCCGGTCCCCGGGCAGGATCTGCTGCTGTTTctgaagctgctgctgttgctgctgctgctgcagggaCTTGAGGTAGGCGTGCTCCTGCTGCAGCTGCCTCTGCAGGCGCTCGGACTGCCGTTGCTCCTCCAGCTGCTTCCGCTTGTATTCCTGGGCCCAAGGGTAGGGAGAGAGGGCTCAGCAGGGTGGGCCCTGGAAGCCAGAGCAGGCACGCCCTTGCTCTCCTCCAACTGCCTAGAGAGGAGAGGTCTCTTCCCTTGATGCCCGGGTGACCCCTTCCCCTGAAGTGCTCCCGTCCCACTGCGGCGGAGATGCTCTGAATGCGCGTCTTCCCGGGGGAAGCTGGGGACCCCGTTACCAGCAGCAGGGCCTGTTCCTGGAGCAGCTGTTGCTGAAGGATCTCGAGCTGTCGCTGCTCCTCCTCTAGCCTGTGACGGATATACtcctggggggcggggtggggggcacagggcagggagagagggagaggcaggggggtggggggcggcagcggcggcgaAGGAGTTGGAGGATGGGGTCAGTGGGGTGAGGATGAGGAGGAGGccggggtggggagtgggggagagTAAGAGAGAGTCCGGGGTGGGATGAGCCCCACAGAGGCAGGGAATGAGGGGGACACCGGGGCAGAGGCCCCATGAGGGACGGTGCAGGAGGCAGGAGTCAGGGCGGggggcaaagagatggggaatgaAGGCACAGAgacaggaggagggcagggagccgGGGTAGGGGGTTGAAGGGtgggagaaaacagagagagagagtgaagctGGAAAAGATAGGAGGAATTccgggggagggagagaaggggaaggggcctggggagcagggcaggcaggcagcaggagcaggaggggaggCCAGGGCGGGAAGGGGTGAGTCCGGTGTGCACTGGGGCGCTGTACCTGCTCGCGCTCGGCCTGCCGCCGCTCCTCCTCCCGCCGCAGGGCCTGCATGTCCTCCAGCCGCCGCTGCTGCTCCTTCTCCTGCAGCTTCCGCTGCTCCCGCTCCCGTCGCTGTTGCTGCAGGTGAGGGGACAGGCAGCCTGAAGGCCCGCACCAGACACAGGGCAGCACTGCACGCGGAAGCAGGGGCCCACCTCAGCCCGCTTCTGTCCCTCCTGGGCTAGGCTCCATCTCACTGGGGATGGCGGTGAGAGTGGGTGGCTTCAACTTGATTCTACAAACCTACCTACCCTCACACGAGAGCCCACAGCGGCCTGGCTCGGGAGGAGCTGCTGTCTAAATGGCTGCGGGCTTGGGATGGGAGCTGCCAAGAGGAGGAGGCCTACTTGGATAAAACCGTCCCCTATCCATTCAGTCACCAAACAGACAAAACCCAGAGTCCACAACAGTGTCCCCCATATCCCAGCAAATGAACCTGGACCCTAAAGGCCAAAGGGAGTGGGCTGCAGTGGCAGCCTTCAGCCACAAGAGGGCACCAGGTGCCCATGCACAgaaaagtgacttagcaagggACCCTGGGCACCATCAGTAGCCCAGGTCACATTCACTTAACTTTCACAATCTTtctgccaaaaaataaataaataaaggaaggaaagaaggaaagagcacAAGCCCTAAAGATACATCAGGCCTTCTCCAGGAAACACCTTGGTAGACACAGATTTTGGTTACTCTGCTACCTGAAAGCCATATTCATTAAGAATAGTTTGTACTAGGCTCTCATGAGCAGCCtttcttgaaaattattttcgTTCAATGAAGACAGGGGCCCACTTTGGGGAGCAGTACACAGGCAGTGTGGAGGCTTCCGCCTATCTCCTgctgcttgaaagtgaaagtcactcagttgtgttcgactctttgtgaccctgtggactaaacagtccatggaattttccaggccagaatagtggagtgggtagcctatcccttctccaggggatcttcctgacccaggaatcgaaccagggtctcctgcattgcaggtggattctttatcaactgagctatcagggaagcctactgcttagataatttttaaattaagctcAGCCCTCCATGAACTTTGGATCATGTAACTGTTTCAACAAAAATCCCATCGTTTAAGGCAAAATTTTAACCAATCTACGTCTCTTCTTCCCCACCATGCCCCCTGCAAAATAAATAcctttatacacacatacaaagtattttttaaattgggatttAAAAAAACTGCAGCTACTTAAAAGTAAGATTctctattaattaaaattaatttctgccATCCACCTCCAATTAGTGTGCTGGACAAGCTTGTAGGAAGCAAATCCAAGGCCCAACAACCATAAGTAAAAGGAAGGCCTTTTGAGGGATCTTATTCACCTACAGACTGGGCACCTGCTGGAGGGACAGGTGCCCAGGACATGGAGGGGTTTGAGCAGAGACCCTCAGCCTCCGCAGGTCTGAAGGGAAACAGAGCAGACAAACCCCAGAGCTGAGGTTTACATATAGACACGAGGAAGGGGTGACAGTGACTTTTTAGAAAACTTCGCTCTGAAGGGACGCTGAGGGTACTACCACCCACACTGGCCTGGCAGGTGCCTTAGGGGCCTCTCAGAGAGGACAGAGCCCTTCCCTGCAAGTCTGAAGGCGGGGGGCTGGCCCCCCTCGCTCCCTCTTCTTCATGTTGCCCTAAGCACACCAGCAGACCAGCAGTGGGACCAGGACCTGGTCAGGTCAGGTCCTTCCAGGAGGGCCCGCCCCTCGACGTGCCCCGCCCCCACACCTCCTCAACCCTCCGCCGCTCCTCCTTCTGCTCCTCGATGCGCCGCTGGCGCTGGTGCAGGAGGTGTTTGATGTGCGCCTCCGGGTCtcgctgttgctgctgctgcagctgctgctgctgctgctttaaaGCCTCCGAGTTGCTCTTGTTCTCCTGCTGGAGCCGGAGGAATTCCCGGCGGAGGGTCGACTCCCCCGGCACGTTCATGATGGAGCTGGGCAAGATGGTACACGGGAGTATCGGGGTCAGAAGTCACCCTCCCCCCTGGGAGCCCTGAACAGGTGCTTCAGCAAACCAGACGGGGTCGCCTCGGTTGCTCCCAGATAATGAAGACCTGTCCTCCTTCTGCCCCGCCTTGGGCTCGCACTCCTTCAACACCCCAGCCTGCAGCCCTGAGTTCCCTCCAGCTCCTGCATTTGTTCTGCTCCGTCTCAGCACACAGGGCCTCCGTCCCATGGGTCCACCTGTCTGTGTCTACCACCCCCAGGCTGAGTCCCCAAGCCAAGGGCCACTGTTGTCCCTCGGACAGTGACGGTCCCCCACCTCCGCCTGCCAGGCCCACCTTGGCTCCCCTTCCTCTCCATGGCTGTCGTCCTCCTCTTCGCTGCCGCTGTACTCGTATTCCGTCTCCTCTGCAGGGGGGAGATCACTGCTGTTTCTTCACCCAGTGCCCCAGACCCCACCCTGGGCTAGGGAAACCTTAGATGGGGATAACCAGGAAGGTCTGTCTGGATGGCACGCCTCCTTGGAGCAATGGGGGTGACGGCGGGTCCCAGGTTTGGGCCTtgacagagatggggagaggaCCCCATGGTGGGCGGGATGTGGGTGGGAGTGTCCGTGCATTCACACATGTGCATGAGCAGTTCTAGACCTCCCCAGGTAAGGTGGAAAAAGCCCTCTGGGGTTGGAAGTTTGGGAAAGGAGATCTCCTTGGACAGGGAGAGCTGGGCCTGGAAGGGGGCCTGAGGGGGAGCCAGGGCTGAAGAGGAGCAGGGGCGCGGACATGTGTTCCAgaccctccacctccctccccgcccaCTGACCTTTCTCGCCTCGCTTCTTCCGGGATCTGTCGATGTGGTCCTTGAGCTGGATGCGGACCTGCCGCTCGGTGGGCTGGTCGCGGATGAACGGGAACTTGAGCAGCTGCTCGGTGGGTGGGCGGCTCAGGTAAGCCTTGATGAGACACGTGTCAATGAAGTCAATGAACTTCTTAGACCTGGAGACGATGGTGGCTCATGTCGGAAGGGGGTGGTTCCAGGAAGAAGGGGGGACTCATTCATCCAAAAGTCAcccacttccctcccatctccccgtGTTGCCCACACCAGGCGCGCCCCCTACCCACCCCCTCTTCGGCGGTGCAGACCCAGGCCTGGGGGTAGGGGGTAAGGTGGAGGCCTTGTTTGCGGGGGCCTCCTTGTTAAACACCAATCCCCCAAGACCTACCATTTCTTGGACTTGAGCCTGGGCGGTGGGTTCCGGGGGATGAGGAAGAGGGCTCGCATGGGGTGCATgtcacacagagctggaacaCAGAAGAGGCACCATCAGCTGGTCTCACCGGCCTCCCGTGACCCCACCTCCTCCCTACAGCTCCTTCTGGGCCCTCCCTTTGTTCCCAAACCCTGCACTTACGGGGGGCTCCCTCTGCCATCTCGATGGCTGTGATTCCTAGAGACCAAATGTCACTCTGCAGAGGCATGAAAAGAGGGACTGGTGAACGCTGCTGACCACTAACTCCCCTCTCCCACTatccccagcctctcctccccgGGTTGCTTCCTGGTCCATACCCTTCCTGAGGCCCCTCTGCTCCAACCCTCACTGTCCTCCAGCTACCCCACCTTCCCCATCCGTACTTTCCTGGTCACAAACCCTTCCCCTGCCTCTCACTGCTAACACAACCCTGGGCCTTCATTTCATTCCCTGACCTGCTCAAGCTCCCAATATTTTCAACCTGCCCATTGCCCCCATCTCACTTCCTACCCTTGGCTGCCTCCCTGCCCGTACCCTGTAATCGTAGGTGGCATCAGGGTTCTCATCACAGGCGATGACCTCGGGGGCCATCCAATAGGGGGTCCCGATGAACGTGTTCCGCCTGCCCACGGTGCGGTCCAGCTGTGCGCTCACCCCGAAATCCACTGGGAGGGCAGAGGCAAAGGCCATGACGGAACGCTGCACCTGCGGCCCCCTCTGGGCTGTCCTGTGTGAGCCCCACCCGGCCACCTCTTCACCCCATCAGCATCCATCCCAAAGGCCCTGAACTAGTCTTCCAGTGTCTGGGGGAGAAACCAGAGTGAAAGGACCAAGGgacagcattccaggcagaaggggcCAAACAAACCCATCTCCCCAGAGGGGCTGGCACAGCACCGGGACACACCAGGGAGCACACAAAAAGCTTCTCCAGCAGTGTTCAGCAGAAGGTGGGGAGCAAATCCCCCAGCCCGTAGAGAGGTGGGCTTGAGCCACTAGAGGGAATGAACAAACGGGTCCCCAACTCCGTGCTAGAGGTCAGAAGGCGTCGGCGTACCTAGCTTGACCTCGGCATTCTCTGTCAGCAGCACGTTCTGCCCCTTGATGTCTCGGTGGATCACCTTGTGGGCGTGGAGATGGGCCAgaccctgggggtgggaggaagtatTCTTGCTGTTAGAGGACAAGGATGTGAGttgaggggctggggaggcacctggctgggctgggctgggggagctGTCCCTCTCCACCTGGGAGCCAGGAGCCCAGGTTAAGGCTCAGCTTTGAGGGTAGTGTCCTCAGACTGGAGGCTCTGGAGGATCCAGCTGCAGGGCCCCAAGGAAAGGGCAGAGCTGGGAAACAGAGGCGCTGGGTCCCTCTGAGGGTTCTCCACCCGCACCCGCATCAGGCCATCTGTTCCTTCAAGGGGGCACAGTTCCAGCTCCTTCCCTGTGAGTGCAGGGAAGGCCCACTTcaggagatgggaggaggaggcagggagggacctGGCACTCACCCGGAGAATCTCCCTGCAGATGTAGGCTATACAGTCCTCCTTCAGGGCATTCCCTTTCGTGTTCTTCACCAAGTCCGTTACAGAACCAGCACCACAGAACTCCATCACCAGCTATGGTCCCAGGGAGGACCGGAGGGAAAAGTATCTGTCAGGCAAGGCCTCCTTCCCGTGCCAGGCCCCTGGGGGAGGACTGGAGTCCTTGGGTCAGAATTGGTATGAGCTGGAGAGCAGGGGCCATGAGACCCCTAGTAAAAGCCACAGAACTTGGTGAGATtaggagagaaaggggaaggagaCACAGTTGGGAGATACAGGGCAGGTGGGCTGAGGGAGGTGATGGTCTGGGTCCAGAAGAGGACCCCAGGGAATCCCTGAACTTGCAGACAGAATGACATGGGTTTGTGCATTTTCCCTGCGGCAGGGGCCAAAGCTTCCATCAGATCCTCACTGGGACCCATAAAGCCCAAACAGAGAGTGAAGAACCACCGCTCTGGAGCAGGGGTCCGGCAATCTATAGCCAAGAGGCTGAgcatggtttttacatttttaaacggCTGAAATAAAAGTCAAAGAATCACATGAAACTGAATCTTAGCGTCTTAAATAAAGCTCTTTGGAGTCAAGGGACATTCCTGTTTTCATCTCTGCATTGTCTATGGCTGAGCTGAGTAGT from Bos mutus isolate GX-2022 chromosome 19, NWIPB_WYAK_1.1, whole genome shotgun sequence encodes:
- the MINK1 gene encoding misshapen-like kinase 1 isoform X10 encodes the protein MGDPAPARSLDDIDLSALRDPAGIFELVEVVGNGTYGQVYKGRHVKTGQLAAIKVMDVTEDEEEEIKQEINMLKKYSHHRNIATYYGAFIKKSPPGNDDQLWLVMEFCGAGSVTDLVKNTKGNALKEDCIAYICREILRGLAHLHAHKVIHRDIKGQNVLLTENAEVKLVDFGVSAQLDRTVGRRNTFIGTPYWMAPEVIACDENPDATYDYRSDIWSLGITAIEMAEGAPPLCDMHPMRALFLIPRNPPPRLKSKKWSKKFIDFIDTCLIKAYLSRPPTEQLLKFPFIRDQPTERQVRIQLKDHIDRSRKKRGEKEETEYEYSGSEEEDDSHGEEGEPSSIMNVPGESTLRREFLRLQQENKSNSEALKQQQQQLQQQQQRDPEAHIKHLLHQRQRRIEEQKEERRRVEEQQRREREQRKLQEKEQQRRLEDMQALRREEERRQAEREQEYKRKQLEEQRQSERLQRQLQQEHAYLKSLQQQQQQQQLQKQQQILPGDRKPLYHYGRGVNPADKPAWAREVEERTRMNKQQNSPLAKSKPGSTGPEPPIPQASPGPPGPLSQTPPMQRPVEPQEGPHKSLVAHRVPLKPYAAPVPRSQSLQDQPTRNLAAFPASHDPDPAVPAPTATPSARGAVIRQNSDPTSEGPGPSPNPPAWVRPDNEAPPKVPQRTSSIATALNTSGAGGSRPAQAVRASNPDLRRSDPGWERSDSVLPASHGHLPQAGSLERNRVGASSKLDNSPVLSPGNKTKPDDHRSRPGRPASYKRAIGEDFVLLKERTLDEAPRPPKKAMDYSSSSEEVESSEDEEEESNGEPSEGSRDAPGARSDGDTDSVSTMVVHDVEEIAGPQTPYGGGTMVVQRTPEEERSLLHADSNGYTNLPDVVQPSHSPTESSKGQSPPLKDGGSDYQSRGLVKAPGKSSFTMFVDLGIYQPGGSGDTIPITALVGGEGSRLDQLQYDVRKGSVVNVNPTNTRAHSETPEIRKYKKRFNSEILCAALWGVNLLVGTENGLMLLDRSGQGKVYGLIGRRRFQQMDVLEGLNLLITISGKRNKLRVYYLSWLRNKILHNDPEVEKKQGWTTVGDMEGCGHYRVVKYERIKFLVIALKNSVEVYAWAPKPYHKFMAFKSFADLPHRPLLVDLTVEEGQRLKVIYGSSAGFHAVDVDSGNSYDIYIPVHIQSQITPHAIIFLPNTDGMEMLLCYEDEGVYVNTYGRIIKDVVLQWGEMPTSVAYICSNQIMGWGEKAIEIRSVETGHLDGVFMHKRAQRLKFLCERNDKVFFASVRSGGSSQVYFMTLNRNCIMNW
- the MINK1 gene encoding misshapen-like kinase 1 isoform X3, with product MGDPAPARSLDDIDLSALRDPAGIFELVEVVGNGTYGQVYKGRHVKTGQLAAIKVMDVTEDEEEEIKQEINMLKKYSHHRNIATYYGAFIKKSPPGNDDQLWLVMEFCGAGSVTDLVKNTKGNALKEDCIAYICREILRGLAHLHAHKVIHRDIKGQNVLLTENAEVKLVDFGVSAQLDRTVGRRNTFIGTPYWMAPEVIACDENPDATYDYRSDIWSLGITAIEMAEGAPPLCDMHPMRALFLIPRNPPPRLKSKKWSKKFIDFIDTCLIKAYLSRPPTEQLLKFPFIRDQPTERQVRIQLKDHIDRSRKKRGEKEETEYEYSGSEEEDDSHGEEGEPSSIMNVPGESTLRREFLRLQQENKSNSEALKQQQQQLQQQQQRDPEAHIKHLLHQRQRRIEEQKEERRRVEEQQRREREQRKLQEKEQQRRLEDMQALRREEERRQAEREQEYIRHRLEEEQRQLEILQQQLLQEQALLLEYKRKQLEEQRQSERLQRQLQQEHAYLKSLQQQQQQQQLQKQQQILPGDRKPLYHYGRGVNPADKPAWAREVEERTRMNKQQNSPLAKSKPGSTGPEPPIPQASPGPPGPLSQTPPMQRPVEPQEGPHKSLVAHRVPLKPYAAPVPRSQSLQDQPTRNLAAFPASHDPDPAVPAPTATPSARGAVIRQNSDPTSEGPGPSPNPPAWVRPDNEAPPKVPQRTSSIATALNTSGAGGSRPAQAVRARPRSNSAWQIYLQRRAERGSPKPPGPPAPPPGPPNACSNPDLRRSDPGWERSDSVLPASHGHLPQAGSLERNRVGASSKLDNSPVLSPGNKTKPDDHRSRPGRPADFVLLKERTLDEAPRPPKKAMDYSSSSEEVESSEDEEEESNGEPSEGSRDAPGARSDGDTDSVSTMVVHDVEEIAGPQTPYGGGTMVVQRTPEEERSLLHADSNGYTNLPDVVQPSHSPTESSKGQSPPLKDGGSDYQSRGLVKAPGKSSFTMFVDLGIYQPGGSGDTIPITALVGGEGSRLDQLQYDVRKGSVVNVNPTNTRAHSETPEIRKYKKRFNSEILCAALWGVNLLVGTENGLMLLDRSGQGKVYGLIGRRRFQQMDVLEGLNLLITISGKRNKLRVYYLSWLRNKILHNDPEVEKKQGWTTVGDMEGCGHYRVVKYERIKFLVIALKNSVEVYAWAPKPYHKFMAFKSFADLPHRPLLVDLTVEEGQRLKVIYGSSAGFHAVDVDSGNSYDIYIPVHIQSQITPHAIIFLPNTDGMEMLLCYEDEGVYVNTYGRIIKDVVLQWGEMPTSVAYICSNQIMGWGEKAIEIRSVETGHLDGVFMHKRAQRLKFLCERNDKVFFASVRSGGSSQVYFMTLNRNCIMNW
- the MINK1 gene encoding misshapen-like kinase 1 isoform X4, which codes for MGDPAPARSLDDIDLSALRDPAGIFELVEVVGNGTYGQVYKGRHVKTGQLAAIKVMDVTEDEEEEIKQEINMLKKYSHHRNIATYYGAFIKKSPPGNDDQLWLVMEFCGAGSVTDLVKNTKGNALKEDCIAYICREILRGLAHLHAHKVIHRDIKGQNVLLTENAEVKLVDFGVSAQLDRTVGRRNTFIGTPYWMAPEVIACDENPDATYDYRSDIWSLGITAIEMAEGAPPLCDMHPMRALFLIPRNPPPRLKSKKWSKKFIDFIDTCLIKAYLSRPPTEQLLKFPFIRDQPTERQVRIQLKDHIDRSRKKRGEKEETEYEYSGSEEEDDSHGEEGEPSSIMNVPGESTLRREFLRLQQENKSNSEALKQQQQQLQQQQQRDPEAHIKHLLHQRQRRIEEQKEERRRVEEQQRREREQRKLQEKEQQRRLEDMQALRREEERRQAEREQEYIRHRLEEEQRQLEILQQQLLQEQALLLEYKRKQLEEQRQSERLQRQLQQEHAYLKSLQQQQQQQQLQKQQQILPGDRKPLYHYGRGVNPADKPAWAREVEERTRMNKQQNSPLAKSKPGSTGPEPPIPQASPGPPGPLSQTPPMQRPVEPQEGPHKSLQDQPTRNLAAFPASHDPDPAVPAPTATPSARGAVIRQNSDPTSEGPGPSPNPPAWVRPDNEAPPKVPQRTSSIATALNTSGAGGSRPAQAVRARPRSNSAWQIYLQRRAERGSPKPPGPPAPPPGPPNACSNPDLRRSDPGWERSDSVLPASHGHLPQAGSLERNRVGASSKLDNSPVLSPGNKTKPDDHRSRPGRPASYKRAIGEDFVLLKERTLDEAPRPPKKAMDYSSSSEEVESSEDEEEESNGEPSEGSRDAPGARSDGDTDSVSTMVVHDVEEIAGPQTPYGGGTMVVQRTPEEERSLLHADSNGYTNLPDVVQPSHSPTESSKGQSPPLKDGGSDYQSRGLVKAPGKSSFTMFVDLGIYQPGGSGDTIPITALVGGEGSRLDQLQYDVRKGSVVNVNPTNTRAHSETPEIRKYKKRFNSEILCAALWGVNLLVGTENGLMLLDRSGQGKVYGLIGRRRFQQMDVLEGLNLLITISGKRNKLRVYYLSWLRNKILHNDPEVEKKQGWTTVGDMEGCGHYRVVKYERIKFLVIALKNSVEVYAWAPKPYHKFMAFKSFADLPHRPLLVDLTVEEGQRLKVIYGSSAGFHAVDVDSGNSYDIYIPVHIQSQITPHAIIFLPNTDGMEMLLCYEDEGVYVNTYGRIIKDVVLQWGEMPTSVAYICSNQIMGWGEKAIEIRSVETGHLDGVFMHKRAQRLKFLCERNDKVFFASVRSGGSSQVYFMTLNRNCIMNW
- the MINK1 gene encoding misshapen-like kinase 1 isoform X2 encodes the protein MGDPAPARSLDDIDLSALRDPAGIFELVEVVGNGTYGQVYKGRHVKTGQLAAIKVMDVTEDEEEEIKQEINMLKKYSHHRNIATYYGAFIKKSPPGNDDQLWLVMEFCGAGSVTDLVKNTKGNALKEDCIAYICREILRGLAHLHAHKVIHRDIKGQNVLLTENAEVKLVDFGVSAQLDRTVGRRNTFIGTPYWMAPEVIACDENPDATYDYRSDIWSLGITAIEMAEGAPPLCDMHPMRALFLIPRNPPPRLKSKKWSKKFIDFIDTCLIKAYLSRPPTEQLLKFPFIRDQPTERQVRIQLKDHIDRSRKKRGEKEETEYEYSGSEEEDDSHGEEGEPSSIMNVPGESTLRREFLRLQQENKSNSEALKQQQQQLQQQQQRDPEAHIKHLLHQRQRRIEEQKEERRRVEEQQRREREQRKLQEKEQQRRLEDMQALRREEERRQAEREQEYIRHRLEEEQRQLEILQQQLLQEQALLLEYKRKQLEEQRQSERLQRQLQQEHAYLKSLQQQQQQQQLQKQQQILPGDRKPLYHYGRGVNPADKPAWAREVEERTRMNKQQNSPLAKSKPGSTGPEPPIPQASPGPPGPLSQTPPMQRPVEPQEGPHKSLVAHRVPLKPYAAPVPRSQSLQDQPTRNLAAFPASHDPDPAVPAPTATPSARGAVIRQNSDPTSEGPGPSPNPPAWVRPDNEAPPKVPQRTSSIATALNTSGAGGSRPAQAVRARPRSNSAWQIYLQRRAERGSPKPPGPPAPPPGPPNACSNPDLRRSDPGWERSDSVLPASHGHLPQAGSLERNRVGASSKLDNSPVLSPGNKTKPDDHRSRPGRPASYKRAIGEDFVLLKERTLDEAPRPPKKAMDYSSSSEEVESSEDEEEESNGEPSEGSRDAPGARDGDTDSVSTMVVHDVEEIAGPQTPYGGGTMVVQRTPEEERSLLHADSNGYTNLPDVVQPSHSPTESSKGQSPPLKDGGSDYQSRGLVKAPGKSSFTMFVDLGIYQPGGSGDTIPITALVGGEGSRLDQLQYDVRKGSVVNVNPTNTRAHSETPEIRKYKKRFNSEILCAALWGVNLLVGTENGLMLLDRSGQGKVYGLIGRRRFQQMDVLEGLNLLITISGKRNKLRVYYLSWLRNKILHNDPEVEKKQGWTTVGDMEGCGHYRVVKYERIKFLVIALKNSVEVYAWAPKPYHKFMAFKSFADLPHRPLLVDLTVEEGQRLKVIYGSSAGFHAVDVDSGNSYDIYIPVHIQSQITPHAIIFLPNTDGMEMLLCYEDEGVYVNTYGRIIKDVVLQWGEMPTSVAYICSNQIMGWGEKAIEIRSVETGHLDGVFMHKRAQRLKFLCERNDKVFFASVRSGGSSQVYFMTLNRNCIMNW